A window from Neodiprion fabricii isolate iyNeoFabr1 chromosome 2, iyNeoFabr1.1, whole genome shotgun sequence encodes these proteins:
- the LOC124176362 gene encoding dedicator of cytokinesis protein 9 isoform X3 gives MSERKFTRGLGKPGMAAQLRETVSQVVRESTVQNKPHLVDPIDFENFVQKNKTLLQNDPQRELLLYPQDDVSQVVLPRRYRTVVSTVRQVSESTESEDGCSLLTKECLKTYSSNWNLVHYKYTAYSGSYLELPKITNSDYLKDEVYEIDTEVDQLDEDSTKSDGITKQGYLMKGPEIGSDRMFVHIGSKSFKRRYCHLRQEVDGTYILELFKDEKKGEAKLTIVMDFCSEVVRNTKRGRYCFELRMTGTHKSYSLAADSEIELQDWLLKLSSVLQHYKQQEDKRAASLERACNTPPPSPQPMQVYGTLKGLEQSMNPQLIRYSRETDTSIALSRRENRRRLFCIYPHIPHAKSPTGSSPDTTVDPYKEQFGQRLLIKCESLKFRLQAPIDEKDSLCQVEPYQTTLCLFDVRNGRKLTENFHFDINNEVVRNISKELSPVGIMTEKEEDVPLPEEIKSLPKEWLMYPKQAIFSVSNPHPDIFLVVRIDKILQGGICQTSEPYIRATKDPRLGLKLHKQVKAACQRLGNYTMPFAWAARPLFRLYSNELDTASDFPAIYRQEGNKIKDDELLKLLSEYRKPEKLSKLTIIPGWLKLKIEPITEIPENTLTTSFVPLKPFPIPPTSEPTLEIAEFEGSSEREVHPYITYINHLYVYPQSLSFDTQKIFTRARNIACIVELRDNDSENAQPIRCIYGKPGLSILRLKASCSVLHHNAVPSWYEEIKMRLPTKLSSKHHLLFSFYHISCDMNKKKENGVENCVGYSWAPLLHKGRLNVDVQVLPVATHLPAGYLSIQPLGLGKGVRNAGPDITWIDSQRPIFTVGFQLISTVFARDQHLHNLFSHAERILDTKPSAMPSESETCKILKAAHAIQKVTAITFLPTILNQLFTLLIFTTNEDVSLYIIRVLIHIINMVHEAERKETLQAYVTFVFVSPSKETGITTVHEELGKHLPTLLQPSNTDFLVVNKFMHHSSFFFDIMIKSMAQHLLTTGRIKMHRNERFSKEYHKNIENLLDVIMPYLMKRYKEMPVETQELNKSLAHFLKKCLTFMDRGFVFRLINSYMDNFAPGDPRALHDFKFMFLQIICSHEHYVSFNLPMMQSRITSRDTETEPDSDELMNEYCLSENFCKHHFLVGLLLQEVKTSLNEIVQIRKVAVATLRDLMAKHELDDRYQNKGQLSRIASIYIPWLGIVLENLHRLELVHDSTSKSEGKQNTSNRISSSSSFLLNRDTNSNNTTGTSTPRSMHRFTLNLDTQSPIRVSMHLRDSTYFAAIAGQGLVNGNSCTSIESDASTMSGASQSNISQETAIIREPTENGTHEHKGHSRSLSVTQTSSRCDKLQSAEVKDLLLCFLFVVKHLGDHQIIAWWQQCSDIELLSFFTVIEMSLYQFKYVGKRQIASNSTSAGGKPRTVKAMTLPARMAPPDFSSETSGTGTLQTHNTVARENLAENESGKLHQALLEANMATEVGLIALDCLGLYCIHFKDALVTGDGYNPVMRKIFDIYLSFLQIGQSETLLRHVFAGFRAFLNNYSVTLFQGNAVLCGRLCYELLRCCNSKLSSIRQESCALLYLLMRSNFEFTSRKGLTRVHLQVIISVSQMLGNVIGLNNSRFQESLSLINSYASSDKAMKGTGFPVEVKDLTKRIRTVLMATAQMREHNNDPEMLVDLQHSLANSYASTPELRHTWLETMARNHARVENFSEAACCQLHIAALMAEYLKLKKIHTWGAEAFDKISVNISRDERGLKLDAGVQDIHYNEYLLLEQLEACTETLEKAERFELLGQLYRLIIPMYESKRNYQALSNCYTHLAQACNKVVEVTKSGKRLLGRFYRVAFFGSAYFEDESGQEYIYKEPKVTSLSEISERLNRLYSEKFGHDVVKMIMDSVPVNNSELDPKMAYIQVTHVIPYFEKLELEIRVTEFEQNHDVCCFMFETPFTREGKPRGNPEDQWKRRTILTTQYSFPYVKKRIAVCQKRVVELSPIEVALDEMRQRVAELEDVALIAPADAKKLQLRLQGSVCVTVNAGPLAYASAFLDPALSPQYPDDKVEDLKDVFREFVKICYTALQINSKLITSDQHEYQEVLRENYQKLCQNLSSLLGESVWPDEQVGSFKRNSAALFSAISGANNHTSTA, from the exons ATGAGCGAAAGAAAGTTTACTCGAGGTCTGGGAAAACCGGGGATGGCTGCACAACTCAGGGAAACTGTATCACAGGTTGTTAGAGAGAGCACAGTACAG AACAAGCCACACCTTGTTGATCCCAtagactttgaaaattttgtacaaaagaACAAAACTCTTCTGCAAAATGATCCACAGCGCGAGCTTTTACTGTATCCTCAAGATGATGTTTCG CAAGTCGTGTTGCCAAGAAGGTATAGAACTGTCGTCTCTACCGTACGGCAAGTTTCTGAAAGTACTGAGAGCGAAGATGGCTGTAGCCTTCTCACTAAAGAATGCCTTAAAACATATTCTTCCAATTGGAACCTGGtgcattataaatatacagcATATAGCGGAAGTTACTTAGAATTACCGAA AATAACAAATTCGGACTACCTTAAAGATGAGGTATATGAAATTGACACAGAAGTTGATCAATTAGATGAG GATTCAACTAAAAGTGATGGGATTACAAAGCAGGGATACTTAATGAAAGGTCCTGAGATTGGTAGCGATCGTATGTTTGTTCACATTGGTTCCAAATCGTTCAAACGGCGTTACTGTCACTTGAGGCAAGAGGTAGATGGGACCTACATCCTTGAGTTATTTAAGGATGAAAAGAAAGGAGAAGCTAAATTAACAATAGTAATGGATTTCTGCTCTGAAGTTGTGAGGAACACTAAGCGTGGAAGATACTGTTTTGAACTTAGAATGACAGGAACACACAAGTCTTACAGCTTGGCTGCAGATAGCGAAATCGAACTACAAGATTGGTTGCTCAAACTAAGCTCTGTACTTCAACACTATAAACAGCAGGAAGACAAGAGAGCGGCTTCATTAGAAAGAGCTTGCAATACACCGCCCCCATCACCTCAGCCTATGCAA GTGTATGGAACTTTGAAAGGCTTGGAGCAGAGTATGAACCCTCAGTTAATAAGATATTCCAGAGAAACCGACACAAGTATAGCATTATCGAGGCGTGAGAATAGACGTAGATTATTTTGTATATATCCCCACATACCGCATGCTAAAAGCCCAACAGGCAGTTCTCCTGACACTACTGTAGATCCTTATAAGGAGCAATTTGGACAAAGacttttaataaaatgtgagAGCTTGAAGTTTAGATTGCAAGCTCCGATAGATGAAAAGGATTCTCTGTGCCAGGTCGAGCCTTATCAAACTACATTATGTTTGTTTGATGTAAGAAATGGCAGGAAATTGACAGAAAACTTTCACTTCGATATCAACAACGAAGTAGttagaaatatttccaaagAATTGAGCCCAGTAGGAATCATGACTGAAAAGGAAGAGGATGTTCCATTGCCAGAAGAAATCAAAAGCCTACCAAAAGAATGGCTTATGTATCCCAAACAA GCGATCTTTAGCGTCAGCAATCCACATCCTGACATATTTCTCGTTGTAAGAATAGACAAAATATTACAAGGTGGTATTTGTCAAACATCTGAACCTTATATTAGAGCCACGAAAGATCCTAGACTTGGTCTGAAACTCCATAAACAAGTTAAAGCCGCATGTCAAAG GCTCGGAAATTACACAATGCCTTTTGCTTGGGCGGCAAGGCCTTTGTTCAGATTATACAGCAATGAATTGGACACTGCCTCAGACTTCCCAGCAATATACAGACAGGAAGGAAACAAAATCAAAGATGATGAATTATTAAAGCTTTTATCGGAATATAGGAA ACCAGAGAAGCTCAGTAAGCTCACAATTATACCAGGATGGTTGAAACTAAAAATAGAACCAATCACAGAAATTCCAGAAA ATACGTTAACGACTTCTTTTGTACCATTGAAGCCATTTCCTATACCTCCTACATCAGAGCCGACTTTGGAAATTGCCGAATTTGAAGGATCATCGGAAAGAGAAGTTCATCCTTACATCACTTACATAAATCATCTATATGTTTATCCCCAAAGTCTTTCTTTTGACACTCAGAAGATTTTTACGAGAGCCAGAAACATAGCTTGTATTGTTGAGCTTAGAGACAATGACAGCGAAAATGCTCAGCCCATAAga TGTATTTACGGGAAACCTGGCTTGTCGATTTTGCGTCTTAAAGCATCTTGCTCAGTTCTACATCATAACGCAGTCCCTTCATGgtacgaagaaataaaaatgaggtTACCAACAAAATTGTCTTCAAAGCATCACCTTCTGTTCTCCTTCTATCATATCAGCTGTGatatgaataagaaaaaagagaacggGGTTGAAAATTGCGTTGGGTACTCGTGGGCTCCATTGCTGCATAAGGGCCG GCTAAACGTGGATGTTCAAGTGTTACCCGTAGCTACGCATTTACCAGCCGGTTACCTGTCCATCCAACCCCTAGGCCTAGGGAAAGGGGTAAGA AATGCTGGACCTGATATAACTTGGATTGATTCACAACGTCCAATATTCACAGTTGGCTTTCAACTTATCTCGACAGTATTTGCCAGAGATCAACATCTACATAATCTATTCAGCCATGCTGAGCGAATATTAGATACCAAGCCATCTGCTATGCCATCCGAATCAGAAACGTGCAAAATATTAAAAGCTGCTCATGCTATTCAAAAGGTCACAGCTATCACGTTTCTACCAACGATATTGAACCAACTTTTTACATTGCTGATATTTACAACTAATGAAGATGTAAGCTTATACATCATCAGGGTATTGATACATATCATTAATATGGTGCATGAGGCGGAACGGAAAGAAACACTGCAAGCTTATGTTACG tTTGTATTCGTGTCTCCATCCAAAGAAACTGGAATTACAACCGTACATGAAGAGCTTGGGAAACATCTTCCGACGCTGTTACAACCGAGTAATACTGACTTTTTAGTAGTCAATAAGTTTATGCATCACTccagttttttctttgatattATGATCAAAAGTATGGCACAGCATTTGCTAACTACTGGCAGAATTAAG ATGCACAGAAATGAAAGGTTTTCCAAAGAATATCACAAGAACATAGAAAATCTTTTAGATGTAATTATGCCATATCTTATGAAGAGATACAAGGAAATGCCAGTTGAAACCCAGGAGCTGAACAAAAGCCTCGCACATTTTTTAAAG AAATGTTTGACATTCATGGATCGAGGCTTTGTATTTCGGTTAATCAATTCATATATGGACAATTTTGCACCTGGCGATCCCCGTGCtttacatgattttaaattcATGTTCTTACAAATCATTTGCTCCCACGAACATTATGTCTCCTTTAATTTGCCGATGATGCAGTCAAGAATAACTAGCAGAG ATACAGAGACAGAGCCTGATAGTGATG AGTTAATGAATGAGTATTGCCTGTCTGAGAACTTTTGCAAGCACCATTTCCTGGTTGGTTTACTTTTACAAGAAGTGAAAACATcgttgaatgaaattgtaCAAATTAGAAAAGTTGCAGTTGCAACATTGAGAGATTTGATGGCCAAACATGAACTGGATGATCGGTATCAAAATAAA GGGCAATTGAGTCGAATAGCATCAATATATATACCTTGGCTAGGTATAGTGCTGGAAAATTTGCACAGACTAGAATTGGTACATGATAGTACATCTAAGAGTGAAGGAAAGCAAAACACGTCAAACAGAATATCAAGTAGTAGTTCTTTTCTGCTAAACAGAGATACCAACAGTAACAATACAACTGGTACTAGTACACCAAGGTCAATGCATAG ATTCACTTTGAATTTGGATACCCAATCGCCAATCAGAGTCTCCATGCATCTTCGGGACTCCACATACTTTGCGGCGATTGCTGGACAGGGTTTAGTCAATGGAAATTCCTGCACAAGCATAGAATCCGATGCATCTACAATGTCCGGAGCATCTCAATCGAACATTTCTCAGGAAACTGCTATAATTCGAGAACCCACAGAAAATGGTACTCATGAACACAAAGGTCATTCACGATCGTTAAGCGTCACCCAGACCTCATCTAGATGTGACAAACTTCAATCAGCCGAAGTCAAAGATCTACTCCTCTGCTTTCTATTCGTCGTCAAGCATTTAGGCGATCACCAGATTATAGCTTGGTGGCAGCAGTGCAGTGACATTGAATTACTTAGCTTTTTCACAGTCATTGA AATGAGCCTCTACCAGTTTAAATATGTGGGAAAGCGACAGATAGCAAGTAACTCGACTAGCGCTGGTGGGAAACCACGTACTGTCAAGGCTATGACTCTACCTGCCAGGATGGCACCACCAGATTTCTCATCTGAAACTTCTGGGACTGGTACGCTGCAGACGCATAATACAGTCGCTCGAGAAAATTTAGCTGAAAATGAGAGTGGAAAGTTACATCAAGCGTTATTAGAAGCTAATATGGCAACCGAAGTTGGCCTCATAGCACTCGATTGCTTGGGATTATACTGTATTCATTTCAAg GATGCTCTTGTCACTGGAGATGGGTATAATCCAGTAATGCGGAAAATATTTgacatttatttatcttttctaCAAATAGGACAGTCTGAGACTCTGTTAAGACATGTTTTTGCCGGATTTAGAGCCTTTTTGAACAACTACTCCGTCACTTTATTTCAag GTAATGCTGTTTTGTGTGGACGTCTGTGTTACGAATTGCTCCGATGCTGTAACAGTAAACTAAGTTCAATCAGGCAAGAATCGTGTGCTTTATTATATTTGCTTATGCGGAGCAATTTTGAGTTCACCAGCAGGAAAGGATTAACCAGGGTACATCTGCAG GTGATTATATCTGTATCGCAGATGCTAGGAAATGTGATCGGTCTAAACAATTCAAGATTTCAAGAATCACTGTCCCTTATCAATAGCTATGCATCTTCTGATAAAGCTATGAAAGGAACTGGATTTCCAGTCGAGGTTAAAGATTTAACTAAAAGAATTAGAACTGTATTAATGGCTACGGCACAGATGCGGGAACACAACAATGATCCAGAGATGCTAGTAGACTTACAGCATAGCTTGGCTAATTCGTATGCCAGTACACCAGAGTTGAGACATACTTGGCTTGAAACTATGGCTCGAAATCACGCaagggtggaaaatttttctgag GCTGCGTGTTGTCAGTTGCATATAGCAGCATTAATGGCAGAGTAtctaaagttgaaaaaaatccataCGTGGGGTGCAGAAGCATTTGACAAGATCTCTGTGAACATTTCACGAGATGAACGTGGGCTTAAGCTTGATGCTG GTGTGCAGGATATTCATTATAATGAATACCTTCTTCTGGAACAGCTCGAGGCATGTACAGAAACGTTAGAGAAGGCTGAGAGATTTGAATTGCTGGGCCAATTATATCGGCTAATCATTCCTATGTATGAGAGCAAAAGAAACTACCAGGCCTTGTCCAATTGTTATACACACCTAGCTCAAGCATGTAATAAAGTTGTTGAGGTCACTAAAAGTGGCAAAAGGCTACTGGGAAGGTTTTATCGAGTCGCCTTTTTTGGTTCG gcATATTTTGAGGATGAAAGTGGTCAGGAATACATATACAAAGAGCCGAAAGTAACATCTTTATCTGAAATATCTGAGCGTTTGAATAGACTTTATTCAGAGAAGTTTGGTCATGATGTTGTGAAAATGATAATGGATTCTGTGCCTGTTAATAACAGCGAATTAGATCCGAAAATGGCATACATACAAGTTACCCATGTCATTCcctatttcgaaaaattggaacTTGAGATTCGAGTTACTGAATTTGAGCAGAACCATGATGTGTGCTGTTTTATGTTTGAAACACCTTTTACAAGAGAAGGAAAACCTAGGGGTAATCCTGAGGATCAGTGGAAGCGTCGGACGATTCTTACAA CACAATATTCTTTTCCTTATGTGAAAAAACGTATCGCAGTTTGTCAGAAACGAGTTGTGGAACTTAGTCCAATTGAAGTTGCTCTTGATGAAATGCGACAAAGAGTTGCAGAACTAGAAGATGTTGCTCTGATTGCTCCAGCAGATGCCAAGAAACTTCAACTGCGGCTTCAGGGTAGTGTATGTGTGACGGTTAACGCAGGGCCGTTAGCTTATGCCTCAGCATTTCTAGATCCGGCTCTTTCGCCTCAATACCCCGATGATAAAGTTGAAGATTTAAAAGACGTCTTCAG GGAATTCGTTAAGATCTGTTATACAGCTCTACAGATAAACAGCAAATTAATAACTTCGGATCAGCATGAATATCAAGAAGTTTTGCGTGAGAATTACCAAAAATTATGTCAGAATTTGTCCTCACTGTTAGGTGAATCTGTCTGGCCTGATGAACAGGTTGGAAGTTTTAAGCGGAATAGTGCTGCTCTTTTTAGTGCTATTAGCGGTGCTAATAACCACACGAGTACCGCTTAA